From Caulobacter segnis, a single genomic window includes:
- a CDS encoding PaaI family thioesterase: protein MDGGNDIWSGPRLVETGEWAGWRTWQGMDPFEDQSGPFYFKEDAEGRVTAAFRAEKKHMNGGGFMHGGCMMTFADYSLFAIGWKALADSRAVTVSLNGEFIGPARPGDLITSTGEVIKAGGSLLFVRGLISTGSGPMLNFSGVVKKIRAR, encoded by the coding sequence AACGACATCTGGAGCGGCCCGCGCCTGGTCGAGACCGGCGAATGGGCCGGCTGGCGGACCTGGCAGGGCATGGATCCGTTCGAGGACCAGTCGGGCCCGTTCTACTTCAAGGAAGACGCCGAGGGCCGCGTCACCGCCGCCTTCCGCGCCGAGAAGAAGCACATGAACGGCGGCGGCTTCATGCACGGCGGCTGCATGATGACCTTCGCCGACTACTCCCTGTTCGCGATCGGCTGGAAGGCCCTGGCCGACAGCCGCGCCGTGACCGTCAGCCTGAACGGCGAGTTCATCGGCCCGGCCAGGCCCGGCGACCTGATCACCTCGACCGGCGAGGTGATCAAGGCCGGCGGTTCGCTGCTGTTCGTGCGCGGGCTGATCTCGACGGGGTCGGGACCGATGCTCAACTTCTCGGGCGTCGTGAAGAAGATC